The following are from one region of the Sardina pilchardus chromosome 4, fSarPil1.1, whole genome shotgun sequence genome:
- the LOC134078708 gene encoding uncharacterized protein LOC134078708 isoform X4 codes for MSTPRSQHKAYVLCVTSLTVTVFLSAPLQAAAPIRLVGGSTGCSGRVEVYYNSQWGTVCDDSWDTNDAEVVCRQLGCGCAVSAPGTAYFGQGSGNILMDDVSCSGSERSLAECSHRGFGTHDCSHSEDAGVVCSELTTMKTKGTRVMRGPDWRWGSQDGTPPGLGCVIGQSSEAGCMRVRWDSGGEHSYRVGKEGKFDLQLAAPVDIAFLLDGSGSVNSDQFKTMKTFVKDLTRSLMKPSTSFAFAQYSDRATVHVNFHQFQRTRWENQVDIISQIDGGTYTAGAMRKVVNDMFHSSGGARPGAKRILIVITDGESSDASDYPSVTALAEGKKITRYAVGVGNAFNSQSALTELRGIASSPESDHVFKVNSFEALEKISTTLEKSIVIEVTLPKPVLTLQTERRSPWGQPVQMTCSISTQHLGGTFTLQQLSGSYRQTKAASGTSAVFTIPQMDFVHEGSYYCQYQTRVSSRDFTSSRSDSVSLSVVVTLSKPVLTLQTESRSPWGRLVQMTCSISTQHLGGTFTLQQLSGSYRQTKAASGTSAAFTIRQVDFVHEGSYYCQYQTRVSSRDFTSSRSDSVSFSVVVTLPKPALTLQTGRNASWGQSVQMNCSISTQHLGGTFTLQQLSGSYRQTKAASGTSAAFTIPQVDFVHQGSYYCQYQTRVSSRDFTSSRSDSVSFSVVVTMPKPALTLQTGRNASWGQSVQMNCSISTQHLGGTFTLQQLSGSYRQTKAASGTSAAFTIRQVDFVHEGYYHCQYQTRVSSRDFTSSRSDSVSLSVVVTLAKPVLTLQSGRNASWGQSVQMSCSISTQHLGGLFTLQQLSGSYRQTKAASGTSAAFTIRQVDFVHEGSYYCQYQTRVSSRDFTSSRSDSVSLSVVVTLPKPALILQTGRNASWGQSVQMNCSISTQHLGGTFTLQQLSVSYRQTKAASGTSAAFTIRQVDFVHEGYYYCLYQTRVSSRDFISSRSDSVSLSVVVTLAKPVLTLQSGRNASWGQSVQMSCSISTQHLGGTFTLQQLSGSYRQTKAASGTSAAFPIRQVDFVHEGSYYCQYQTRVSSRDFTSSRSDSVSLSVVVSLSQPIISVSAPEEELVLGPHGPEVPWGQSFSIICSTKPQYQGGSFHLTSDGSAEIWTELAVNHSASFYFPKADFIHAGNYSCIYEVTLSSRHFPSGKTDVLCVTIRALTWMEWSRHIASARPSVFYGVTLGLLLLLLLLLLVLCSVLLLNKTKAKYVINEEYWPMSSFEVLQSHQRASEDNEDTNSDG; via the exons ATGTCTACTCCCCGATCTCAACACAAAG CATATGTCCTTTGTGTTACTTCTTTGACAG tcacagtctttctctctgcccctcttcaAGCTG CTGCCCCAATCAGGCTGGTTGGTGGGAGCACCGGCTGCTCAGGTCGAGTGGAGGTCTACTACAACAGCCagtggggcactgtgtgtgatgatagcTGGGACACGAATGATGCTGAGGTGGTGTGTAGACAGCTGGGATGCGGGTGTGCTGTCTCTGCCCCTGGTACAGCCTACTTTGGCCAGGGGAGTGGGAACATCTTGATGGATGACGTCAGCTGCTCCGGTTCGGAAAGATCCCTTGCAGAGTGCTCCCATAGGGGTTTTGGAACACACGACTGCAGCCATAGTGAGgatgctggtgtggtgtgctcaG AGCTGACCACCATGAAGACGAAAGGCACCAGGGTCATGAGGGGTCCGGATTGGCGGTGGGGAAGCcag GACGGCACACCTCCTGGTCTGGGCTGCGTGATTGGCCAGAGTAGTGAAGCTGGCTGCATGAGAGTGAGGTGGGACAGCGGCGGTGAACACAGCTACCGCGTGGGCAAAGAGGGCAAATTTGACCTTCAGCTGGCAG CACCAGTAGATATTGCCTTCCTACTCGATGGATCTGGAAGTGTGAATTCAGACCAGTTCAAAACCATGAAAACGTTTGTGAAAGATCTTACTCGAAGTCTTATGAAACCTAGCACCTCT TTTGCCTTTGCCCAATACTCTGATAGAGCCACCGTCCATGTGAACTTTCACCAGTTTCAGAGAACGAGATGGGAAAATCAGGTGGACATCATCAGCCAGATAGATGGAGGCACATATACTGCAGGTGCTATGCGGAAAGTTGT GAACGATATGTTTCATTCTTCTGGTGGAGCAAGACCTGGGGCTAAGAGGATCCTCATTGTCATCACAGATGGGGAATCCTCTGATGCCTCAGACTATCCCAGTGTCACTGCGCTGGCCGAGGGCAAAAAGATTACTAGATATGCCGTTGGG GTTGGAAATGCCTTTAACAGTCAGTCAGCACTTACTGAGCTCAGAGGCATCGCATCTTCACCAGAATCAGaccatgtgtttaaagtcaacaGCTTTGAGGCACTGGAAAAAATTAGCACCACCCTGGAAAAGAGCATCGTTATAGAAG TTACATTGCCAAAACCAGTTCTCACACTTCAAACGGAAAGGAGGTCACCTTGGGGTCAACCTGTTCAGATGACCTGCTCCATCTCCACTCAGCACCTGGGAGGGACATTCACcctacagcagctctctgggtcCTATAGACAGACTAAGGCAGCTTCAGGAACCTCTGCTGTGTTCACCATCCCTCAGATGGACTTTGTCCATGAAGGATCCTACTACTGCCAGTACCAAACACGAGTGTCCAGTCGTGATTTCACCTCCTCCCGCAGTGATTCTGTCAGCCTCTCTGTAGTAG tTACACTGTCAAAACCAGTTCTCACCCTTCAAACGGAAAGTAGGTCACCTTGGGGTCGACTTGTTCAGATGACCTGCTCCATCTCCACTCAGCACCTGGGAGGGACATTCACcctacagcagctctctgggtcCTATAGACAGACAAAGGCAGCCTCAGGAACGTCTGCTGCGTTCACCATCCGTCAGGTGGACTTTGTCCATGAAGGATCCTACTACTGCCAGTACCAAACACGAGTGTCCAGTCGTGATTTCACCTCTTCCCGCAGTGATTCTGTCAGCTTCTCTGTAGTAG TAACTCTGCCAAAACCAGCTCTCACACTTCAAACAGGAAGAAATGCATCATGGGGTCAGTCTGTTCAGATGAACTGCTCTATCTCCACTCAGCACCTGGGAGGGACATTCACcctacagcagctctctgggtcTTATAGACAGACTAAGGCAGCTTCAGGAACCTCTGCTGCATTCACCATCCCTCAGGTGGACTTTGTCCATCAAGGATCCTACTACTGCCAGTACCAAACACGAGTGTCCAGTCGTGATTTCACCTCCTCCCGCAGTGATTCTGTCAGCTTCTCTGTAGTAG TAACAATGCCAAAACCAGCGCTCACACTTCAAACAGGAAGAAATGCATCATGGGGTCAGTCTGTTCAGATGAACTGCTCTATCTCCACTCAGCACCTGGGAGGGACATTCACCCTTCAGCAGCTCTCTGGGTCCTATAGACAGACTAAGGCAGCCTCAGGAACCTCTGCTGCGTTCACCATCCGTCAGGTAGACTTTGTCCATGAAGGATACTACCACTGCCAGTACCAAACACGAGTGTCCAGTCGTGATTTCACCTCTTCCCGCAGTGATTCTGTCAGCCTCTCTGTAGTAG TAACACTGGCAAAACCAGTTCTCACACTTCAATCAGGAAGAAATGCATCATGGGGTCAGTCTGTACAAATGAGCTGCTCCATCTCCACCCAGCACCTGGGAGGGTTATTCACcctacagcagctctctgggtcCTATAGACAGACTAAGGCAGCTTCAGGAACCTCTGCTGCGTTCACCATCCGTCAAGTGGACTTTGTCCATGAAGGATCCTACTACTGCCAGTACCAAACACGAGTGTCCAGTCGTGACTTCACCTCTTCCCGCAGTGATTCTGTCAGCCTCTCTGTAGTAG tAACTCTGCCAAAACCAGCTCTCATACTCCAAACAGGAAGAAATGCATCATGGGGTCAGTCTGTTCAGATGAACTGTTCTATATCCACTCAGCACCTGGGAGGGACATTCACCCTACAGCAGCTCTCGGTGTCCTATAGACAGACTAAGGCAGCCTCAGGAACCTCTGCTGCGTTCACCATCCGTCAGGTGGACTTTGTCCATGAAGGATACTACTACTGCCTGTACCAAACACGAGTGTCCAGTCGTGATTTCATCTCTTCCCGCAGTGATTCTGTCAGCCTCTCTGTAGTAG TAACACTGGCAAAACCAGTTCTCACACTTCAATCAGGAAGAAATGCATCATGGGGTCAGTCTGTACAAATGAGCTGCTCCATCTCCACCCAGCACCTGGGAGGGACATTCACcctacagcagctctctgggtcCTATAGACAGACTAAGGCAGCTTCAGGAACCTCTGCTGCGTTCCCCATCCGTCAAGTGGACTTTGTCCATGAAGGATCCTACTACTGCCAGTACCAAACACGAGTGTCCAGTCGTGACTTCACCTCTTCCCGCAGTGATTCTGTCAGCCTCTCTGTAGTAG TGTCCCTGTCACAGCCCATCATCTCTGTGAGTGCCCCAGAGGAAGAGCTGGTCTTGGGGCCCCACGGCCCAGAGGTCCCCTGGGGCCAAAGCTTCTCCATCATCTGCTCCACCAAGCCACAGTACCAAGGAGGCTCTTTCCACCTCACCTCTGATGGGTCAGCTGAGATCTGGACTGAGCTGGCTGTCAATCACTCGGCCTCTTTCTACTTTCCTAAGGCAGATTTCATCCATGCAGGGAACTACAGCTGCATCTATGAGGTCACTTTGTCATCTCGTCACTTCCCCTCTGGAAAAACAGACGTGCTTTGTGTGACCATAAGAG CACTGACTTGGATGGAGTGGTCTCGCCATATAGCGTCTGCACGTCCCTCTGTGTTCTATGGAGTGACACTTGGGCTGTTGCTTCTACTGTTGCTTCTCCTGCTGGTCCTGTGCTCAGTGTTGCTTTTGAACAAAACGAAGGCTAAATATGTGATCAACGAGGAGTACT GGCCCATGAGTTCATTTGAGGTACTGCAGAGCCACCAGAGAGCAAGTGAGGACAATGAAGATACCAATTCCGATGGATGA
- the LOC134078708 gene encoding immunoglobulin superfamily member 1-like isoform X2, which produces MSTPRSQHKAYVLCVTSLTVTVFLSAPLQAAAPIRLVGGSTGCSGRVEVYYNSQWGTVCDDSWDTNDAEVVCRQLGCGCAVSAPGTAYFGQGSGNILMDDVSCSGSERSLAECSHRGFGTHDCSHSEDAGVVCSELTTMKTKGTRVMRGPDWRWGSQDGTPPGLGCVIGQSSEAGCMRVRWDSGGEHSYRVGKEGKFDLQLAAPVDIAFLLDGSGSVNSDQFKTMKTFVKDLTRSLMKPSTSFAFAQYSDRATVHVNFHQFQRTRWENQVDIISQIDGGTYTAGAMRKVVNDMFHSSGGARPGAKRILIVITDGESSDASDYPSVTALAEGKKITRYAVGVGNAFNSQSALTELRGIASSPESDHVFKVNSFEALEKISTTLEKSIVIEVTLPKPVLTLQTERRSPWGQPVQMTCSISTQHLGGTFTLQQLSGSYRQTKAASGTSAVFTIPQMDFVHEGSYYCQYQTRVSSRDFTSSRSDSVSLSVVVSLPKPALTLQTGRNASWGQSVQMNCSISTQHLGGTFTLQQLSGSYRQTKAASGTSAAFTIRQVDFVHEGSYYCQYQTRVSSRDFTSSHSDSVSLSVVVTLPKPALTVQTGRNASWGQSAQMTCSISTQHLEGTFTLQQLSGSYRQTKAASGNSAAFTIRQVDFVHEGSYYCQYQTRVSSRDFSSSRSDSVSLSVVVTLSKPVLTLQTESRSPWGRLVQMTCSISTQHLGGTFTLQQLSGSYRQTKAASGTSAAFTIRQVDFVHEGSYYCQYQTRVSSRDFTSSRSDSVSFSVVVTLPKPALTLQTGRNASWGQSVQMNCSISTQHLGGTFTLQQLSGSYRQTKAASGTSAAFTIPQVDFVHQGSYYCQYQTRVSSRDFTSSRSDSVSFSVVVTMPKPALTLQTGRNASWGQSVQMNCSISTQHLGGTFTLQQLSGSYRQTKAASGTSAAFTIRQVDFVHEGYYHCQYQTRVSSRDFTSSRSDSVSLSVVVTLAKPVLTLQSGRNASWGQSVQMSCSISTQHLGGLFTLQQLSGSYRQTKAASGTSAAFTIRQVDFVHEGSYYCQYQTRVSSRDFTSSRSDSVSLSVVVTLPKPALILQTGRNASWGQSVQMNCSISTQHLGGTFTLQQLSVSYRQTKAASGTSAAFTIRQVDFVHEGYYYCLYQTRVSSRDFISSRSDSVSLSVVVTLAKPVLTLQSGRNASWGQSVQMSCSISTQHLGGTFTLQQLSGSYRQTKAASGTSAAFPIRQVDFVHEGSYYCQYQTRVSSRDFTSSRSDSVSLSVVVSLSQPIISVSAPEEELVLGPHGPEVPWGQSFSIICSTKPQYQGGSFHLTSDGSAEIWTELAVNHSASFYFPKADFIHAGNYSCIYEVTLSSRHFPSGKTDVLCVTIRALTWMEWSRHIASARPSVFYGVTLGLLLLLLLLLLVLCSVLLLNKTKAKYVINEEYWPMSSFEVLQSHQRASEDNEDTNSDG; this is translated from the exons ATGTCTACTCCCCGATCTCAACACAAAG CATATGTCCTTTGTGTTACTTCTTTGACAG tcacagtctttctctctgcccctcttcaAGCTG CTGCCCCAATCAGGCTGGTTGGTGGGAGCACCGGCTGCTCAGGTCGAGTGGAGGTCTACTACAACAGCCagtggggcactgtgtgtgatgatagcTGGGACACGAATGATGCTGAGGTGGTGTGTAGACAGCTGGGATGCGGGTGTGCTGTCTCTGCCCCTGGTACAGCCTACTTTGGCCAGGGGAGTGGGAACATCTTGATGGATGACGTCAGCTGCTCCGGTTCGGAAAGATCCCTTGCAGAGTGCTCCCATAGGGGTTTTGGAACACACGACTGCAGCCATAGTGAGgatgctggtgtggtgtgctcaG AGCTGACCACCATGAAGACGAAAGGCACCAGGGTCATGAGGGGTCCGGATTGGCGGTGGGGAAGCcag GACGGCACACCTCCTGGTCTGGGCTGCGTGATTGGCCAGAGTAGTGAAGCTGGCTGCATGAGAGTGAGGTGGGACAGCGGCGGTGAACACAGCTACCGCGTGGGCAAAGAGGGCAAATTTGACCTTCAGCTGGCAG CACCAGTAGATATTGCCTTCCTACTCGATGGATCTGGAAGTGTGAATTCAGACCAGTTCAAAACCATGAAAACGTTTGTGAAAGATCTTACTCGAAGTCTTATGAAACCTAGCACCTCT TTTGCCTTTGCCCAATACTCTGATAGAGCCACCGTCCATGTGAACTTTCACCAGTTTCAGAGAACGAGATGGGAAAATCAGGTGGACATCATCAGCCAGATAGATGGAGGCACATATACTGCAGGTGCTATGCGGAAAGTTGT GAACGATATGTTTCATTCTTCTGGTGGAGCAAGACCTGGGGCTAAGAGGATCCTCATTGTCATCACAGATGGGGAATCCTCTGATGCCTCAGACTATCCCAGTGTCACTGCGCTGGCCGAGGGCAAAAAGATTACTAGATATGCCGTTGGG GTTGGAAATGCCTTTAACAGTCAGTCAGCACTTACTGAGCTCAGAGGCATCGCATCTTCACCAGAATCAGaccatgtgtttaaagtcaacaGCTTTGAGGCACTGGAAAAAATTAGCACCACCCTGGAAAAGAGCATCGTTATAGAAG TTACATTGCCAAAACCAGTTCTCACACTTCAAACGGAAAGGAGGTCACCTTGGGGTCAACCTGTTCAGATGACCTGCTCCATCTCCACTCAGCACCTGGGAGGGACATTCACcctacagcagctctctgggtcCTATAGACAGACTAAGGCAGCTTCAGGAACCTCTGCTGTGTTCACCATCCCTCAGATGGACTTTGTCCATGAAGGATCCTACTACTGCCAGTACCAAACACGAGTGTCCAGTCGTGATTTCACCTCCTCCCGCAGTGATTCTGTCAGCCTCTCTGTAGTAG TTTCACTGCCAAAACCAGCTCTCACACTTCAAACAGGAAGAAATGCATCTTGGGGTCAGTCTGTTCAGATGAACTGCTCTATCTCTACTCAGCACCTGGGAGGGACATTCACCCTTCAGCAGCTCTCTGGGTCCTATAGACAGACTAAGGCAGCCTCAGGAACCTCTGCTGCGTTCACCATCCGTCAGGTGGACTTTGTCCATGAAGGATCCTACTACTGCCAGTACCAAACACGAGTGTCCAGTCGTGATTTCACCTCCTCCCACAGTGATTCTGTCAGCCTCTCTGTAGTAG TAACACTGCCAAAACCAGCTCTCACAGTTCAAACAGGAAGAAATGCATCATGGGGTCAGTCTGCACAGATGACCTGCTCCATCTCCACTCAACACCTGGAAGGGACATTCACCCTTCAGCAGCTCTCTGGGTCCTATAGACAGACTAAGGCAGCCTCAGGAAACTCTGCTGCGTTCACCATCCGTCAAGTGGACTTTGTCCATGAAGGATCCTACTACTGCCAGTACCAAACACGAGTGTCCAGTCGTGATTTCTCCTCCTCCCGCAGTGATTCTGTCAGCCTCTCTGTAGTAG tTACACTGTCAAAACCAGTTCTCACCCTTCAAACGGAAAGTAGGTCACCTTGGGGTCGACTTGTTCAGATGACCTGCTCCATCTCCACTCAGCACCTGGGAGGGACATTCACcctacagcagctctctgggtcCTATAGACAGACAAAGGCAGCCTCAGGAACGTCTGCTGCGTTCACCATCCGTCAGGTGGACTTTGTCCATGAAGGATCCTACTACTGCCAGTACCAAACACGAGTGTCCAGTCGTGATTTCACCTCTTCCCGCAGTGATTCTGTCAGCTTCTCTGTAGTAG TAACTCTGCCAAAACCAGCTCTCACACTTCAAACAGGAAGAAATGCATCATGGGGTCAGTCTGTTCAGATGAACTGCTCTATCTCCACTCAGCACCTGGGAGGGACATTCACcctacagcagctctctgggtcTTATAGACAGACTAAGGCAGCTTCAGGAACCTCTGCTGCATTCACCATCCCTCAGGTGGACTTTGTCCATCAAGGATCCTACTACTGCCAGTACCAAACACGAGTGTCCAGTCGTGATTTCACCTCCTCCCGCAGTGATTCTGTCAGCTTCTCTGTAGTAG TAACAATGCCAAAACCAGCGCTCACACTTCAAACAGGAAGAAATGCATCATGGGGTCAGTCTGTTCAGATGAACTGCTCTATCTCCACTCAGCACCTGGGAGGGACATTCACCCTTCAGCAGCTCTCTGGGTCCTATAGACAGACTAAGGCAGCCTCAGGAACCTCTGCTGCGTTCACCATCCGTCAGGTAGACTTTGTCCATGAAGGATACTACCACTGCCAGTACCAAACACGAGTGTCCAGTCGTGATTTCACCTCTTCCCGCAGTGATTCTGTCAGCCTCTCTGTAGTAG TAACACTGGCAAAACCAGTTCTCACACTTCAATCAGGAAGAAATGCATCATGGGGTCAGTCTGTACAAATGAGCTGCTCCATCTCCACCCAGCACCTGGGAGGGTTATTCACcctacagcagctctctgggtcCTATAGACAGACTAAGGCAGCTTCAGGAACCTCTGCTGCGTTCACCATCCGTCAAGTGGACTTTGTCCATGAAGGATCCTACTACTGCCAGTACCAAACACGAGTGTCCAGTCGTGACTTCACCTCTTCCCGCAGTGATTCTGTCAGCCTCTCTGTAGTAG tAACTCTGCCAAAACCAGCTCTCATACTCCAAACAGGAAGAAATGCATCATGGGGTCAGTCTGTTCAGATGAACTGTTCTATATCCACTCAGCACCTGGGAGGGACATTCACCCTACAGCAGCTCTCGGTGTCCTATAGACAGACTAAGGCAGCCTCAGGAACCTCTGCTGCGTTCACCATCCGTCAGGTGGACTTTGTCCATGAAGGATACTACTACTGCCTGTACCAAACACGAGTGTCCAGTCGTGATTTCATCTCTTCCCGCAGTGATTCTGTCAGCCTCTCTGTAGTAG TAACACTGGCAAAACCAGTTCTCACACTTCAATCAGGAAGAAATGCATCATGGGGTCAGTCTGTACAAATGAGCTGCTCCATCTCCACCCAGCACCTGGGAGGGACATTCACcctacagcagctctctgggtcCTATAGACAGACTAAGGCAGCTTCAGGAACCTCTGCTGCGTTCCCCATCCGTCAAGTGGACTTTGTCCATGAAGGATCCTACTACTGCCAGTACCAAACACGAGTGTCCAGTCGTGACTTCACCTCTTCCCGCAGTGATTCTGTCAGCCTCTCTGTAGTAG TGTCCCTGTCACAGCCCATCATCTCTGTGAGTGCCCCAGAGGAAGAGCTGGTCTTGGGGCCCCACGGCCCAGAGGTCCCCTGGGGCCAAAGCTTCTCCATCATCTGCTCCACCAAGCCACAGTACCAAGGAGGCTCTTTCCACCTCACCTCTGATGGGTCAGCTGAGATCTGGACTGAGCTGGCTGTCAATCACTCGGCCTCTTTCTACTTTCCTAAGGCAGATTTCATCCATGCAGGGAACTACAGCTGCATCTATGAGGTCACTTTGTCATCTCGTCACTTCCCCTCTGGAAAAACAGACGTGCTTTGTGTGACCATAAGAG CACTGACTTGGATGGAGTGGTCTCGCCATATAGCGTCTGCACGTCCCTCTGTGTTCTATGGAGTGACACTTGGGCTGTTGCTTCTACTGTTGCTTCTCCTGCTGGTCCTGTGCTCAGTGTTGCTTTTGAACAAAACGAAGGCTAAATATGTGATCAACGAGGAGTACT GGCCCATGAGTTCATTTGAGGTACTGCAGAGCCACCAGAGAGCAAGTGAGGACAATGAAGATACCAATTCCGATGGATGA